The following DNA comes from Desulfomonile tiedjei.
TTTTTGCACCAACTTTGCACAAAATCTCCACGAATTCTCCTCATCGTCGTCATCACGATTGCACGAACCGATGTCATTCTGGGCCCAGGGGGACAGCCAATGCACTGGGAACCTAATCCATGTACAGAGGTTTTAGAGTTTCTCTGGCAATCACTCGAATGGCGTGTTATGCGGGCAGACAACCAAGACTCCGCATCTGACACGGATCGATCTACTCATTGTTGGGGAGGCGAGGTGGTTTTCCAGACCCTCCATGGCACGGTGGGTCAAGATCATGAAAATCCAAGGCAACAAGCCGGAGCTTTATGGTTTATATGTAGAAAATCTGAATTTGTTGTCAATACGCCGGCGCAAAGAGAGGAGGATTCCGTTGTGTAACAGAGGATTTATCTCTGAGCCGACCCGGTCGAATGCTGCCTTGAGGACATTCATGTTTTCCTTTGCGCTTGCCTTGTTCTTGGCTGGGGCTTTGTCCCTCGCGGCTGATCAGCCATCCCAGTTTGACGGCAGTCACCCCTTGCCGACGGGGCCGGTCGTCAACCATCGGACGGTCGAAGAGGAGCAATTCACGCGGTCTCCCATGGATGCGAAGTCTCTGTTCCCCGCGACCCGCTATCCCTTCCTGCCGGCCCTGGTTGAGAACCGAGACCTTGAACTTTGCGCCACCATTATCAAGGGCGCGCGGGAGCGGTTCTTTTCGTCCGACGCCAATCCCAGAATGACCGGAAAGGCCCAAGACGGCATAACTTGGCTTGAATGGGACAAGGTCGAAGAGGGGGGCCTCGACCTCGACGGAACCGGTCGAATGCAAGCAGTGGTCGGACGCCGATGCACGTGGCCGGGAGGAATGGAAGGAAGTGAATTCTTTGTATTTCCGTCGGTCGGTTCCTTTGACAAGGCCGTAAAAGAACAGGCTTGGTCGGAGAAATCACAGGGCTGTGAAAACTCCTATCGGCACGTCGATAACAAATGGTCTCCCGATGCTCCGGTCATGTATCACCCGTTCGGCCTTTTAGCTGGAGACGATCGCAAAAAGATCGATACGGGCGAAGACTCGTATGGCCATCGTCTATTTCACTGGCGGAGCAGGTATTACTTCTTCGCCGAACCGCCTCCCGACAGAGATCTGAATACAACTCGGCTGACGACCTTCCGCTTGCAGGCGGATGGTAAGGTCGATCCGCGTTGTGTGGTCTGCCTTTCTCCGCACAAAAGTTTAGTTCAGAATTTTCGGAGGATTCCCGGAATCAGCCCGTTCCTCAAGGTGCTTTCAACCATCGGGAATCAAGGTGAACGCTGCCGCGCGTGTAGCGATCATGAAGGAGGGGCAAATGCAGCGGTTGACCGCGCCGCTTTTCGCCCCTGGGCTGTCTCGCGTGCCACGCCAGAAACTTGGTGCAGCTCATATTTTCGGTACGATCATCGGATGAAGAGATTCCTCGAGGATTGGAGCTTCCTCGAGGTCTGGAACCGGCGAGAGTATCAGACGTTCCTCCAGCACATCGATCCGGCCGTGGCCGCACTGGAAAAATATTACGTGAGTGCTTTCGGCCTTGCCAGGGAAGAGGGGAAAAAAGCGGCCCAACGCGTGATTGAGGAGGTCATCGCCGCCTGGTTACTTGTCCCGCACGGTTACGACCCTGAACGAGATCTTTACGAACTGCGGCGTCCACCGCTGAATCGGCCTATATTCGACCGCGACCAGGAGGCGCTCAAAGAGGCACTCCGCAAAGAAAAGGAGCGTAGTCCTGACGGTTCCAGAGACAAGAATCAACCGAACTATTCCGATGCCTCCTCGCTATTTTCGATTGATCGGAAACGGCCTGATATTGAAATTTCTCTCGCTCTGCACGAGGCCGTCGAATGGGAAGAAGGGATGCGCCTCCTCCTCGAAGCGGAGGCAGATCCGAACGCGGGGAACGGATTCGGAAAGACACCACTGATGACGGCCGCGCACATGAACCGCCCTGATACGGTCCGTCTGCTTCTCTCCCAGGGCGCTGACCCGAACCGGAAGACGGTGGAGATGAAGTCATGGACGGGTGACTCGCCCATCCGACGGACGGCAAGAACGCCCCTGATGTACGCTGCCGAAAACGCCGGGACGGAAGTGATGAAGCTTCTCCTTGACGCGGGGGCGTCTTCGGATGAGAGGGACAGCAATGGAGACGGGATCGGTCACTATCTCGCTCGGAATCCACGGTTGACAGAAGCCGAGAAGAGGCTGGATATCCGTGAACTGGTCCGGTCGAGGAGTCGCCGGTCTATCGGGCCGAGTGTTGACTGTAACGAGGCGAAAAGCCAAGTTGAGAAGGCGGTCTGTAGGGACGAAGTCCTGAAAATGTTTGACGGAGAGATGGCGGACGCATTTAGCCGATGGATGCGCTTCGCGGGCTATGAGGCAAGGAATGACCAGCGCCAATGGTTGAAGGAGCGAGAAACGTCATGCACGGAAAAAAACGAGAAACTGGATGTAGGTTGCCTGCAGGACAAGACCAGAAGCCGGGTGCGTTACCTACACAACCGTCTGGCCGAAAGTGCACTGAATGACGGAAAACCCCCAACTGACGGGGACATGATGTCCGACGGCAGGCATGACGACCCAAGGGTGACCAATCAGGATTGCAGATAATTCCTGAACGGGAAGACTACTGAACCGCTTTGTCGCGCAGTTCCGCCACGTTCCGTGCTGCGGCTACCCTGTCCGACGCGGCGAAAATAGTGGATCCCACTATTGCCGCGGAAGAAGGCCCAACTATTTGGGCCCATTCCCGGAACTGCTCCTCAAGAGTTCTCCCCATTCGGTCCTGACGCCCGAATCCGGGGCACCAGATAGGCCTTTGAGTCAACGCTCGATACCGTTGCAGATCCACTGGACGCGTTGCAGGGCCGATGTAACCGTCCGCTCCTAATGCCTCCCCCAACAACAATATCCCTTCTGTGACGTCTGTACATGAGGGTTCGTCAGGGAATTGAAGGTTCATCTCGGCTTTCAACGACGCATAGACCACGTCGGAACGATTCACAGGCCTGGAGAAAAATAGGCGAGCGCCGGCGTGACTCATGAGCGGCAGCAGCAAGACTCCCAGCCCTGCTGTCTTGGCGGTATCGACTGCTTCCGCAACCGATGTTGGGCCGGGAAACCCATGTACAGTCACGTGGGTCGCACCGGAATTTTCAAGGCATTTTATTATCTTCGAATTGGTGCCTTGCCAGGTACCGTTGGCTAGAAATCCGATGTCCGCTACTTTCAAGTCAACCAGAAGAGGTTTGTCCTCAATAAGGTCTCTTATTCTTTGTAGAATTTCCTTGCCCGATTCAAGGAGGGTGGCCTCCGCGATCTTAACTCCGTCAACGATTTTTCCTACCTCTTTCACCGCGGACACAACTTCTTCCGAAGTTGGAAGGTCCGCGGAGAGGATCACCGCATAGTTTCTCATGTATCTACTGTTTCCTCGTGGTCCATTCCCAGCTTAACCAGCCTGTATCGGAGCGACCGAAAAGAAATGCCCAGCAGCCTGGCGGCCCTGGACCGGTTTCCTCCGGTTATCTCCAATGCCCTTACGATGAGCTTCTTCTCCATATTTTCGATGGTTCTGTTCAGATCGATGCCATCAGGGGGAATGTCCGTGTCCGCCGGCGCGGCGGTTGCTTCGGTGGATTCAGCCAATCGTGGGGGCAGGTTTTCCGCCGTCAGTTGGTCGGATTGTTCCAGAGTCACACACCTTTCGATGATGTTTTCCAACTCGCGCACATTGCCCGGATATCCGTATTTACTCAATACGCGCATGGCCAGTGATGACACCTTGTGTATCTCTTTGCCCTGTTCGCCTGCGAATTTGCTTAGAAAGTGGCTTATCAGGATCGGGATGTCCTCTTCTCTCTCTCTCAATGGAGGCAGGCGGATTCGGATCACGTTGAGCCGATAGTAGAGGTCTTCCCTGAAATTGCCATTCTCGATCTCTCTTTCCAGTTTTTTATTGGTTGCGGCGATGACGCGAACATCCACTTTTTTGTCCTCGTTCGACCCCACTCTGCGGAATTCTCTTTCCTGCAAAAAACGCAGTAACTTGGCCTGAATAGAAGGAGGGAGTTCTCCGATTTCGTCGAGAAACAGTGTGCCCGTGTGAGCGGTCTCGACCAACCCCGGTTTGTTGGCCACAGCGCCTGTGAAAGATCCTCTCACATGGCCGAACATTTCCGATTCCAGAAGGGTTTCGGGAATAGCGGTGCAATTAACCGTAACAAAAGGTTTGTCGGCCCTGGAAGACCACTGATGCATCGCTTTCGCGATGAGTTCTTTGCCTGTTCCGGATTCGCCTAAAATAAGAACGCTCGCTTTCGAGGGAGCCACCCGGGAAATCAAGTTGAAGATGTCCAGCATCTCAGGCGACTTGCCAATGATGTCTCCGAACCTATAGCTCTCCTCGACGGACCGTCTCAGATCGAGGTTCTCCCTGCGCAGGCGCCGGGCCTCGAGCGCATTACGGATTATGATGCGCAGGTCTTCCACCTGGAAAGGTTTCGACAAGTAATCGTACGCGCCTTCTCGAACGGCTCTAAGCGCGTCATCAGCAGAAGCGTAGGCGGTTATTGCAATTATGGGGACATACGGGTCAATACTATGTATCTCCCTGATGAGGTCCAGGCCGCTCATTCCAGGCATCCGGACATCCGTGAGAACAAGTTCCGGCTCGGAAAGCCGATAGGTCTTGACGCCTTCCTCCCCCGTAGAAGCGGTACTGACCTGGTAACCCTCCTGAACAAGCATGATTTCCAGGAATTCTCGCATGCTGGGTTCGTCGTCAACAACCAGGATTCTTTCAGCCATGTCTCTGCTCTCTCGTGTCATCTATAGCTGTGTTGGTCGCCAGCGGAAGCCGCAACGTGAAGACCGTGAGCGCGCCGGGAGAACTCTCGGCATCGACCGTTCCCCCGTGTGCCTTGGCAACACTTAGGACGAGGGACAGACCGAGCCCTGTCCCCTTCTCTTTGGTAGTGGTGAACGGCTCGAAAATCCTGTCCCTTATCTCCAACGGAATTCCCACGCCGGAATCCTGGACCTTGACCAACGCTTCCTTAGAACTGGGCTCGGACTCCAGCACTACTCTGATAACCCCGCCGTCCGGAGTCGCATCCAGGGCGTTGGTCAAGAGATTCCACAAAGCCTGCCTTAGACGAGCCGGTTCCCCTTCCACTTCAACGCCTTTGTGGATTCGCGTTTCCAAGGACACCTTTCCTGAAACACGAGGCTCTCTGGCAAACAGATCTACAGTCTCCTCCACAAGATCCGTCAACAGCACCCGGATCTTGCGGGGCGGTTGATCGCTCACAGTCAGCAAAAATTCCCCGAGCAGGGAATTCAGCCGATCCGATTCCCGGATGACAATGTCCAGGAGCCTTCTCTCCGTGGGTACGCTCCCGGAAGTTTGGGCGAGCAGTTCAGTCGCGCCTCTAAGCGATGCAAGCGGATTTCGTATCTCATGGGCCATACGAGCGGCAATCCGCACGAACGCGGCCTGTCGTTCGCTCAAACTCACCCGTTCTTCCATTTTTCTGATATCGGTCACGTCCTGGAAGACTACAAGCCGTCCCGTCGGAACACCATCGCGGTCCTTAAGGTCCGACACTACCAGTTCCAGGTGCTTCTTTTCCCCGTGAATGTCCTTGACGGTTCGATAAGTCTCGCGGCGCATAGCGCTCGTTCTTACCTGGTCGTCGATTACCGGAAAGATATTCCTCAGGGGCAGGCTGACCAGGTCAGGCAAAGGACTGCCCAGCAACGCGCTGCCGGCTGTATTCACGAACGTTATTCGATCATTCTCGTCGGTGGTTACTATTCCGCTGGGAATAGACCGGACTATCCCGGTGTGAAGATCGGAAAGCCTGGTATAATCGCTTTCCTTCCGGCGGAGCGAGATCCTGGTGCTCTGAAGTTGCTCTGCCACCGAGCTGGCTACCACTGCGATGAAATAGAAAAAGGTGACGTGAACTACCAACACCCACAGGATATAGCCCGGCGTATTTCTGCTCCAGGGGCTCATCCACGGCCAATCGGCAGCCGGGATGACATGATAAAATTCCAGGTTGAGAAGCAATCCGAACAGGACCGAGGCCATGGACGCAATAATCAAAGCTCCCCGTCTGTAGTGCAAAATCGCGGAAGCAATAATTGGAAACAGATAGAGCAAAGTGAAGACGCTGGACGCTCCACCTGTAAAATAAATGACTATGGTGACGTAGAAGACGTCCACAATTATCTGGAAGAACGAAAACGCCCACAGATCGATGGCCAACGGGAGAGAGAAAACGTATATGAGGCTCAGAAGAAAGGTCGCAGCGACGAGTATGTAAAGAGGAACGGTTGGATCGACGAAGAACGCCCGAGATTCACGAAACTGGAAGAAAATGGTCGCTCCGAGCAGAAGGGTGGTTACCACCAGCCGGAGCAGCATCATCCACTCGACTCGTTTCCTGAATTCGGGGCCGTCTCGAGTGCCTTCCGGCACAACGAGACTCACGGTGCGCCACAAGATGTTCAAATCGAGATCGCTCCCCGGAGATAGCTCTTGTTGTCCATTCTATCGCCAGCTGGAAGGTTTGCCGTGCTCGTCTCGCACGATTTCTTTTACCACGGTGACCTTGCGAGGACACTTGTATTTGGATAGATACGCCTTGCAGGACCTGATGATCTCTCGCTCTTCTATCTTTGCTCCACTTTCCGGAACAACCAGCGCCTCAATGACCTGACCTCTCATCAAATCGGGCACACCCACCAATGCAACGTCCGCCACATGCGGATGTCGAATCAGGATTTCCTCGACTTCCTGGCAATAGACGTTAAACCCCGATGTTATGATAAGGTCCTTTTTTAGTCCCGTGAGCGTAAGGTACCCTTCTTCGTCCAGGAACCCCAGATCGCCTGTATACAGCCATCCGTTGCGGATCACTCTCTCAGTCTCGGTGGGTCTCCCAAAGTACCCCAACATCACATTGGAGCCTTTGACCGCTACCTCGCCTTCAACTCCCGGAGCCAAGGGTTTTCCTTCCTCGCTGTGAATCTCGACGACGCAGTCGGGAATGGGCTTCCCGACCGTTGGGGGCTTATTAGGAATGTTGATGTTGTTCCACGAAACTACCGGGGATGCTTCCGTCAGACCATATCCGTGAAAGATGTCAATGTCGTACCGAGCGCAGAATTTTTCATAAATCTCCATGGAAAGAGGTGCGCCACCGCTTATGGCGATTTCAAGACTGGAGAGGTCCAAGTCCTTGCAGGCAGGATGATAGAGAAGGCCATAATAGACCATAGGAACCAGGCCCGTGTATGTTATGCGGGCTTTCTTCAACCAGGGAATCAATTTGGGGAAATCCACTTTCTCCACAAGGTACGCCGTCGCGCCGGCCTTGAGGGTACCCAGCAAATTGACCGAGCACCCAAACGCATGAAACAACGGTATCAAGGCCAGCGCATGAGTCTCTTGGCCTCGTCCGCAAACGTCTCTCAAAAGAATTGAATTGGTATCGAGGTTGTTGTGGCTGAGCGTGGCTCCCAGCGCTTTTCCCAGCAACCCGGCCGTAAAAATGATTACCGCGGGATGATCGGGCTTGACGTCGACGGCTCGGAATCGGTCATCAAAGTTTTTTTCTATCTCGTCGAACGAAACCGCGCCCTCGGCGGAATCAGTGCTAACTATGATCTTGAGGTATTCGGAGCGATCTCTTATGCTTTCGATCTTGCTGATCTGATCTTCTTTGCAGACTATGGCAGCAGGTTTGCAATCGGCCAGGTAGTGACTCAACTCATAGACCGTGGACAGCGGGTTGAGCGTTACGGCAAGCGCTCCGATTCTTATTGCTGCAAAGTACCCTGCAACAAGCTCGGGACGGTTACCCATCAACGTGACCACCCGGTCACCCTCTTTGACTCCGGCCTTCACAAGGGCGTTGGCCAACTTGTTTATGGAACCGAGGAGTTCCGCGTATGAAACGGTCCGGTCTTCAAAAACCAGGGCAGGATGGTCAGGCGTATCCTGGGCAAAGCGGTCCACGATCTCGCTTAAATTCATGCTGACTCCCTAAAAAGTAGTTGGAACCGCGCCAGATTACCACGCGTTTGAAGCGAATTCAACGGTGAGAAAGCGATTATCGAAGGTTGTCTGACCTCATGCTCCTTCGCTTCCCCTCCGCGAATTTCCCCCAGGGGTGACAAGGCCGCTTGCGGCAACTCCGTGCAGCCAAGTCATCCACGCTGGAGTCGTGAAGGTCCTGGACAAACGGATATGCCGGAAGCGGCCGGAACCCTCTTCATGGTTTGAAGGCAAACTCGCGTTATCCCCCTGCTCCGACTTTTCTCACAGGGCGCGGGGGAGCGGGGATTTCTGTTACGGCAAACCATTGGGGCCGCAACACGGGGCGCGTCACATGCCGCGGCACGATTTCGGTCCCCGGTACCGGAACCGGAAGCGGCCGTGGACCCAGTACTTGTTTGCTGCCAGGCTTGGAGCTTGCCTGAGGAAAACACTGAACGCAAGGACCGGAGCCCTCGGCACACCCTACCGGCGATTCCGATACTATTATGGGCAGCCTCTGAGGCGCCGGAACCGGCACAGGATAAACCCGCACAGTCGGCCTCGGCACAGGAACGGTCTCCTCGGCCAGACATGGGACCAACTTTTGGTAGTACGTAGTATTGGAGCACGGGTCCGGCTTGATGAAGAAAGTGTACTGGCCGGTAAGTGCAAGAATGTCTTCTCCGAAAGCACAGGCTTGAGAAGCCAAAATCAAAGAGGCAATAGCCACCAACACGACTGTTCTGAGGTAGACCGACATATTATACCTCCAATATACTAATTTATTATAGCATGTTATACCGTAATCATCAAGTCGTTTATTCATCATAAGTAGACGTTAGGTTAAGTGCGGAAAAATCGGGCCGCCCCGCGGCCAAGTGACCTCAACTCCTATCATCTTTTTCGCCGGCTGACCTAGTAAGGCGAGTGCTGATACGGATTCGCCTTCAAACGGTGAAGATTGTTTGATCCAAAATCAGCACGGACCTGAGGTCGCTCAGGTCCGTGCGGGATCCACTTGATCCTTCAGTGTTTGAACGCGACCTGGTATGACGCACTTGCCCGCCCATAGTTTTCTAAAGCCTTTTTTGGCCATAAGCATGACTGTCATCAATTTATCTGTGTTGCATCGCCTCAAGAAGCTGTGATAAGGTAAGGCCTTGAGAAAGAAAAGCGGGTGAGCCTATGGGCCCTTCAAGAATCGGCGTCACAATAATATTGGTTCTTGCACTCGCCCTGGCTTCCTTTGCGACCGCCTGGGGGGGACAGGTCTGGACCAAATGCCATATAACCTGCCGCTGCCTGCAGGACAACTCGGTCGGGAACTTCGCGTTCGCCATTGCTGTGGACCAGTCACCCGACATAGGATTTGAGGCGGACTTGGCATGCAAGCGCTACGGCCATCAAATCTGTCTGGATGGCTGCAATAGCGTCAAATTCTCTTATACTTACCAGGTTACGAGTCCGTAATTCGGCGGGGCAGACTTTCACCGGTGAAGTCTGCGAGCCCCTTCATGTGCGATCGTCCCTCCCCCCACCATCGTCCCCGCCCCCTAACAAGATAAGATACGCCGCTACCACAAGCACAACTGCTCCGATAAGAGCTTCAGTGGACCTTCCCTTCAGATACAGCAGCGCCAGCGAAATGCCGGCAATGACCAAGAGCGGTATTGCCACCCAGTTGCTTGTCAAGATTCTACCTCTCCTCGGCCGCTAGCATCCTGTTCCGAAAAACCGTATTTGTATGTTTGCATACAACCTACGTTTCCGTGCGTTGAGTTTGTCGCCGGCAGCTTGGGCCTCACTGTTTTGAGAAAAATCGCGGGGTTCGGATTTTTTTGACCAGGCCGATATATCGCGAGTAATCCAGCTTTCTGAAGATTTCCAGCGCTCGATCGTACGCGTCCTGAGCCAGTTGCCGGCTACCCATCTTCTGATGCATTCTGGCTTTGTCCACAAGCATGGATGCAGAAGATCGCTCATAATAGTTGAGTGCTTCCGCCGGCTTGTCAGCCTTGTCATACAGCTTGCCGATGGCGTACAGGGCTTCGGTTTCAGTCTGGTCATCCCCGACCGCTCGCGCCTTCCAGAGCATTTTGAATCCGGCCAAGATCGCCGGAGCGTCTATCTTGAGCCTTGCCGCCAGGTCCGATACTCTGGCATCCAGGTCTTTGATTGCCTTGGGACCCGTTTTACCGTCCGAAAGCACGCTTGCGCGGGTCAAGTCCTCGATAGCCCCCGCTTGATCACCCAGCTTTTCTTTTAAAAGACCGCTCTGGTAGAATGCCTTTTGGCGGCCTTTGTCAAGGCCAAGTTTGTGTTGCAGCGCCAGCGATGCATTCAAGCAATACGAAGCCTTCTTGTATTCCTTCCGTCGAATATAGTGATTCGCCAGTCTTTCCAGGACGTTTACCATGTGGGCCTCATCATTGGAGGCCCTCAATTTCTTTAACGTGGCCAGATCTTCTCTGATCCGGTTCTCTGCGGATGTTTCTTGGATTGGCGACCTGCGTGCACTCGCTTGCAGTCCTGGGGACGCTGCATGTGCTTGAGCGCTTTCCACTCCACCCGGCGCCGCCACGTTTGTCTCGACCTGTGCAGGCTTTGCTTGAGTCGGTTTGGGTTTGGACGCGGCAGCCGGCCTTTCCGGTTCAGCCTTTCTTTCTACCATTCTGGAAACTTGCTGCGAAACCGTAATTCGTTCCTGCGATGTCGGCGGCGGAGCAGGTTTTCGCACCGTCTCCGGTAGTGGCCCACCCGCAACAACGCTACCAGGCTGCCCGGTCCGCAAGTGCTGTCCGTTGTTGACGGCCGGCCTGGGTTGACCTGTTACTGGAGCAGTTGCCCTTCCCGTCTGATCGCCCACGGAGGCAGTACGCTGGTCTGCTTTGGTCTGTTTCGTCAAAGCCACGGCAGGTTTCGGCTGTTCATAAGGTTTTCCAGCGGCCAGGTTGGCTATCGGTTTCGAGAGCCCGTGGTGCCCCACGGAGACGGCCAGGTTCGCTGCGGCGGAGTAAAGCGCGGCGGCCTGATCCTTGTGCCCGGCTTTCGCCTTGGAGCCTGCCAATTCAAGAAGGGCCAGTATGACCTCATCCTGGGCTTTCGCTTTGCGGAAGATTTTCAGAGCTACGTCCAGGTACGACGCGGCCTTAAGATGATCTCCCAACCTAGAGTAGACCCTGCCGATCTCGAAGCTGCTCCAGGCCACTCCAAGTTCGTTCTTTTTCCGTTTTTCCAGTTGGAGCGTGTCTTCGAACCGTATCAGGGCCTTGGTGGAGTCATTTTTTTCAAGGAATTCCATGCCCTGACGGAGAATCTCGGCAGAAGCAGGGGCCACTTTTCCCATAATTCTCGTTCTGGCTCGTTGTTCCAGGTTCTCCGGTGTTTCGATTCCCGGCTCAACGGAGTCCGGAGCGGAAGGTTTGGGGACTTCGGGAGCAGTTGGGGGTATTGGTTTAGCAAGAATGATCTTCCTGGTCTGACCGGCATCAGGTTTGGCGGTCTGATCCGAGCGACTTTTCTCCGGGACGGCCTGATCGGCGCGACCGGCTTGAACGTTCGCCGACGTCTCAGCTCTCTGACGCCCGACCAACAAGGTCTTCTCAAGGGAGGCGATCTTTTTTTCCAGACGACTTGATAAGGCCGCGTCAGGGACTAATCCGACGCCCAACTGGTACATCTTCACGGCTCTTTCTTTGTCCCCGATTTTTTCAAGGGTTTCCGCCATAAAAATGAACGCGCGGTAGTCCATCGGGCGAAGGGAAATTGCCGCGTCGAAATTCTTGATCGCTGTCCGATGATCCCCCTTCGCAGCGTAGGCCGCTCCCAGATTCGTGTAAATCTTTGATTCCAAGCCCCCGTATTTCAAGGCCTCTGAGAAATCCTGTACGGCTTTGTCGTACAGACCTCGCTGCAAGTTAACCACCCCGCGATTGTTCAAGGCGTTCGTATAATCCGGCTTCAACTCAATGGCTTTGGAATAGTCCGCTACAGCCTTTTCCAGGTCCCCCATCATCCGGTAAGCCACGCCGCGATCGTTGTAGAAGCGGAATTCTCCGGGACGCGCCTCGATCGCCTTGGAAAGCAGAGTCACCGCTTTTTGGCTATCGCCCGATTTTAGCGCCAGCACGCCGGCGCTGTAGTTCTCGTTGACTGGAGCAGGGCTTGCAGCGAGAGGGAACATTAGGGCCAAGAAGAGCAACGCGACCAGAATCTTTGACACTCTCTTCATTGTTGCCTCCTCAAGGATTTCACCATAATGAACCGGCAGCCTCAAAAAAGTTGGGTCCGGTCAGTAATTTCCGGACGACCTTGCACTGTCCACGAACAGCGCCGCCCCACTCCATCATTTGGTCTTCTTGTCGACGACTCCAAACTGGCTTAAAAGATCCTTGACCGCCAGAGCAGC
Coding sequences within:
- a CDS encoding ankyrin repeat domain-containing protein; this translates as MFSFALALFLAGALSLAADQPSQFDGSHPLPTGPVVNHRTVEEEQFTRSPMDAKSLFPATRYPFLPALVENRDLELCATIIKGARERFFSSDANPRMTGKAQDGITWLEWDKVEEGGLDLDGTGRMQAVVGRRCTWPGGMEGSEFFVFPSVGSFDKAVKEQAWSEKSQGCENSYRHVDNKWSPDAPVMYHPFGLLAGDDRKKIDTGEDSYGHRLFHWRSRYYFFAEPPPDRDLNTTRLTTFRLQADGKVDPRCVVCLSPHKSLVQNFRRIPGISPFLKVLSTIGNQGERCRACSDHEGGANAAVDRAAFRPWAVSRATPETWCSSYFRYDHRMKRFLEDWSFLEVWNRREYQTFLQHIDPAVAALEKYYVSAFGLAREEGKKAAQRVIEEVIAAWLLVPHGYDPERDLYELRRPPLNRPIFDRDQEALKEALRKEKERSPDGSRDKNQPNYSDASSLFSIDRKRPDIEISLALHEAVEWEEGMRLLLEAEADPNAGNGFGKTPLMTAAHMNRPDTVRLLLSQGADPNRKTVEMKSWTGDSPIRRTARTPLMYAAENAGTEVMKLLLDAGASSDERDSNGDGIGHYLARNPRLTEAEKRLDIRELVRSRSRRSIGPSVDCNEAKSQVEKAVCRDEVLKMFDGEMADAFSRWMRFAGYEARNDQRQWLKERETSCTEKNEKLDVGCLQDKTRSRVRYLHNRLAESALNDGKPPTDGDMMSDGRHDDPRVTNQDCR
- a CDS encoding orotidine 5'-phosphate decarboxylase; the protein is MRNYAVILSADLPTSEEVVSAVKEVGKIVDGVKIAEATLLESGKEILQRIRDLIEDKPLLVDLKVADIGFLANGTWQGTNSKIIKCLENSGATHVTVHGFPGPTSVAEAVDTAKTAGLGVLLLPLMSHAGARLFFSRPVNRSDVVYASLKAEMNLQFPDEPSCTDVTEGILLLGEALGADGYIGPATRPVDLQRYRALTQRPIWCPGFGRQDRMGRTLEEQFREWAQIVGPSSAAIVGSTIFAASDRVAAARNVAELRDKAVQ
- a CDS encoding sigma-54-dependent Fis family transcriptional regulator, which translates into the protein MAERILVVDDEPSMREFLEIMLVQEGYQVSTASTGEEGVKTYRLSEPELVLTDVRMPGMSGLDLIREIHSIDPYVPIIAITAYASADDALRAVREGAYDYLSKPFQVEDLRIIIRNALEARRLRRENLDLRRSVEESYRFGDIIGKSPEMLDIFNLISRVAPSKASVLILGESGTGKELIAKAMHQWSSRADKPFVTVNCTAIPETLLESEMFGHVRGSFTGAVANKPGLVETAHTGTLFLDEIGELPPSIQAKLLRFLQEREFRRVGSNEDKKVDVRVIAATNKKLEREIENGNFREDLYYRLNVIRIRLPPLREREEDIPILISHFLSKFAGEQGKEIHKVSSLAMRVLSKYGYPGNVRELENIIERCVTLEQSDQLTAENLPPRLAESTEATAAPADTDIPPDGIDLNRTIENMEKKLIVRALEITGGNRSRAARLLGISFRSLRYRLVKLGMDHEETVDT
- a CDS encoding PAS domain S-box protein produces the protein MNILWRTVSLVVPEGTRDGPEFRKRVEWMMLLRLVVTTLLLGATIFFQFRESRAFFVDPTVPLYILVAATFLLSLIYVFSLPLAIDLWAFSFFQIIVDVFYVTIVIYFTGGASSVFTLLYLFPIIASAILHYRRGALIIASMASVLFGLLLNLEFYHVIPAADWPWMSPWSRNTPGYILWVLVVHVTFFYFIAVVASSVAEQLQSTRISLRRKESDYTRLSDLHTGIVRSIPSGIVTTDENDRITFVNTAGSALLGSPLPDLVSLPLRNIFPVIDDQVRTSAMRRETYRTVKDIHGEKKHLELVVSDLKDRDGVPTGRLVVFQDVTDIRKMEERVSLSERQAAFVRIAARMAHEIRNPLASLRGATELLAQTSGSVPTERRLLDIVIRESDRLNSLLGEFLLTVSDQPPRKIRVLLTDLVEETVDLFAREPRVSGKVSLETRIHKGVEVEGEPARLRQALWNLLTNALDATPDGGVIRVVLESEPSSKEALVKVQDSGVGIPLEIRDRIFEPFTTTKEKGTGLGLSLVLSVAKAHGGTVDAESSPGALTVFTLRLPLATNTAIDDTREQRHG
- a CDS encoding AMP-binding protein, whose protein sequence is MNLSEIVDRFAQDTPDHPALVFEDRTVSYAELLGSINKLANALVKAGVKEGDRVVTLMGNRPELVAGYFAAIRIGALAVTLNPLSTVYELSHYLADCKPAAIVCKEDQISKIESIRDRSEYLKIIVSTDSAEGAVSFDEIEKNFDDRFRAVDVKPDHPAVIIFTAGLLGKALGATLSHNNLDTNSILLRDVCGRGQETHALALIPLFHAFGCSVNLLGTLKAGATAYLVEKVDFPKLIPWLKKARITYTGLVPMVYYGLLYHPACKDLDLSSLEIAISGGAPLSMEIYEKFCARYDIDIFHGYGLTEASPVVSWNNINIPNKPPTVGKPIPDCVVEIHSEEGKPLAPGVEGEVAVKGSNVMLGYFGRPTETERVIRNGWLYTGDLGFLDEEGYLTLTGLKKDLIITSGFNVYCQEVEEILIRHPHVADVALVGVPDLMRGQVIEALVVPESGAKIEEREIIRSCKAYLSKYKCPRKVTVVKEIVRDEHGKPSSWR